In a single window of the Methanolobus psychrophilus R15 genome:
- a CDS encoding H+transporting two-sector ATPase C subunit, whose translation MVTETVTMMDPAGLKAIGAALAVGLTGFASAYAEKEIGTAAIGAMAENESLFGKGLILTVIPETIVIFGLVVALLML comes from the coding sequence ATGGTAACAGAAACAGTAACAATGATGGACCCTGCAGGATTGAAAGCAATCGGAGCAGCACTCGCAGTCGGACTTACAGGTTTTGCATCAGCATATGCTGAGAAAGAGATTGGTACCGCAGCAATAGGCGCAATGGCTGAGAATGAGAGTCTTTTCGGTAAGGGTTTGATCCTGACTGTAATTCCAGAAACGATCGTTATCTTCGGCCTGGTAGTTGCATTATTGATGCTATAA
- a CDS encoding V-type ATP synthase subunit E codes for MGLEIVVKDIMDAAQAEVTRLDREADAEASLILEDARQNAKKIIGERLAKAEDDIRKMRQQEISSANLEVKRTLLNARKELLEDVYTRAERSISAFSPEKNKELLKSLIENNEASGKRIYSNAASEEIVRKLTSLEYAGNIECLGGIVIENEDGTVRLDYTYDVILKSVSEQLLKQTSDILFG; via the coding sequence ATGGGACTTGAAATTGTTGTTAAAGATATCATGGATGCTGCGCAGGCGGAAGTGACCCGGTTGGATCGCGAGGCTGATGCAGAGGCTTCCCTAATTCTGGAGGATGCCAGGCAGAACGCGAAAAAGATCATAGGTGAACGTCTTGCAAAGGCAGAGGATGATATCCGGAAAATGAGACAGCAAGAAATATCCAGCGCAAATCTTGAAGTAAAGCGCACACTGCTCAATGCACGTAAGGAATTACTAGAGGATGTATATACCCGGGCTGAAAGATCCATTTCCGCATTTTCCCCTGAAAAGAATAAAGAGCTTCTGAAATCCCTCATTGAGAATAATGAAGCAAGCGGCAAAAGGATATATTCCAATGCAGCATCAGAAGAGATTGTAAGGAAACTGACTTCTCTTGAATATGCCGGCAATATTGAATGTCTTGGTGGCATTGTCATTGAGAATGAAGATGGGACTGTAAGGCTGGATTATACCTACGATGTCATCCTTAAAAGTGTGAGTGAGCAGTTGTTGAAGCAAACATCTGATATCTTATTCGGGTGA